Within Kutzneria chonburiensis, the genomic segment CGCGCGGGCCAAGATGCCCAAGCCGGTGAACGTGCCGCAGGTGTCGCCGTCGGTCGTTTCCCTTGCCACCACGCAGATCCAGGTGCAGGCCGACACGCCGCCCCAGGTCGTCGCGCAGATGCAGCAACAGCAGTCGGCCGCGATCGCACAGGTTCGGGACCAGCAGTCGGCCGTGGCCGCGTCCAACGCCGCGCATGCCGAGGCCGTAATGGTGATGCAGGCCCTGGCCGGCGACTACACGACTGCGCAGCAGTCGATTCCGCCGTCGCCCAACGCCGAGCAGGTGCCGTCGGGGACCACGCCGACCACCACCCAGTCCGACAGCGGCGTGAGCGCGCCGATCGTGTCGTCGTCGTGGGTGAACACCGCCACCGGCACCACGACCACCCTGCCGGCCGGCGGCGGCGTGCCGACCGGCCAGCCGCAGGGCGGTTCTCCCTTGTTCGGCGGCATGTTCACCGCCGGCCTCGCGGCCGCGTCGGCGGCGGCGTTCGGCCGGTTCGGCTCGATCATGCCCAAGATCCCCGGTTTCGCGAAGCCCAAGTCCGACGAGAAGTCCACCACGCCCGCGGGCGCCAAGCTTGGCGACGGCGCGTCGTTCACACTTCCCGTCGGTGGTGGTGGCGCAGGCGGCGGTATCGGCGGTGGCGGCGGTGTTTCCGGTTCCGTGCCGACCAGCATGGTCTCCAGCCCCGGCAGTCCCACCGCCGATCTCGCCGGCGGCGCGCTCGGCGCTGCCGTCGCCGATGCCGCTGGTAGCAAGGCAATGGGGCCGATGATGCCCATGATGCCGATGAACGGGGCCGGGGCCAACGACATGGGTGGTGGGCGGCGGATCCCGCCGTGGCTGGTCGAGACCGAGGACGTGTGGGGCGAGTCGTCCGCCGTCGCGCCGTCCGTGATCGGTGAGGACTTCTGACCCGTGCCGACCATCAGCGCCCAGCAGATCGCCCAGCACGCCTACAACGCCGGTTTCCGGGGCGACGCCCTGACCACCGCCGTCGCCGTCGCATTGGCCGAATCCCATGGCGACACCGGCATCCACGGCGACGTCAACCTTCAGACCGGCACGTGGGGGCCTTCCGTCGGCCTGTGGCAGATCCGCTCCCTCAACCCCGGTCACGGCACCGCCGCCGAGCAGGCCCTTCGCAACGCCGCCGCCAACGCCGATCCCGCGACCAACGCCCGGCATGCTTACGCGATTTCCCACCACGGCAGCAATTTCCGGCCGTGGTCCACGTACACCAACGGCGCCTACCGGAGTTACCTCTCCCAGGCGCGGACCGCCAGTCGCGGGGTGACCGGCGGTGCTCCCTCCGGCGGCGCCACCCCCACCTCGTTCCGGGCCGCTCCTCGCGCCTTGGACCTGGTGGCCGCCGAGCTCGCCGCCCAGGCCCAGCGGTTGCGGTCCCTTGAGGGCGAGGTCCGCTCCCCCGGGCCGACCCCGTCCGCCTTCGGCGGCCTGCCGCAGTCGCAGCAGGCCGCCGAAGTGCACGCCTCGCTCCTCGAGTCCCTCGCCGCTCGCATCGCCGCCCAGCAGTCCCGCGCTTCCGCGCTGTCCACCGGCGTTCGGTCCAGCTCCGCCAACTACCAGCAGGGCGACGACCAGGCCGCCCGCGCGTACCTGTCGCTCATGCCCTGACGCCCCACCCGTCACATTCGAATGTCACATGCGCGTCGTTGTTGCCTCTATTCGGCACATCCGGACCGCATGTGCCAGGGAAATCAGGCTGGGGTGGTGGTGCGGCCGTAGCCCTTGCGGCCGGTCTGGTCGGTGCCGTGGGCGGCGAAGCTGTAGAGGTGGATCTCGGTGCCGTCGGGGTCGTGGAAGACCAGGATCCAGCCGATGGTGGCGTCGATGACGGGCGAGTGGTCGATGCCGAGCGTGTCGAGGTGGGCGGCCCACTGCTCGGCGGCGGCCTTGTCCGCGATGCCGAAGCTGACCGGGTCGAAGCCCTGGATGCCGGCGGCTGCGGCGGGGTTCTCGCGCAGGGCGAGGCCGACGTCGCCGAGACCGGGGGCGAAGCCGGCGAGGCCGCGGACGACGCCCTGCTCGTCGGGGAACTCCATGGTGACCTCGAATCCGAACACCTGCTCGTACCAGGCGCGGCTGGCCGCCAGGTCGCTGACCGGGAACTTCACGTGGTGGATGCCGGTGAGCTGTGGCATGGCCCCCTCCATTTCAGTGCAGTGGTACTGCATTCACAGCTGATAGAGTGCGCTCGATGAGTGACGACGTCAAGCGCCCCTACCGGTCCCGCCGCCGCGCGGAGTCGGCCGAACAGACGAGGGGCCTGATCCGAGCGGCCGCGGCGCGCCTGTTCGTGGCGCGCGGCGTGAGTGCGACGACCATGCGCCAGGTCGCGGCGGAGGCGGGCGTCGCGGAACGGACGGTCTACACGGCCTTTCCGACCAAAACGGCGCTGTTCAACGAGGTGGTGAACATTGCGACGGTCGGCGACGACCTGCCGGTGCCGGTGGCCGAGCGCACGTCCTTCACCGACCTGTTCACGGAGACCGACCCCCGCCGCGCGGCCACGCTCTGCGTCACGTACGGCACGGCGCTGTTCGAACGGGCCGGTGACCTGATCATGGCGGCCATCGAGTCGGCCGGCGCGGACGCCGACATGCGTGAGTTCTGTGACCGCAGCGCCGCGGCCAACCGGGCCAACATGGGCGCGCTGGCCCAGGCCTGGTCGGAGAACGGCCTGCTACGGCAGGATGCCGACACCGCCGCCGACCTGCTGCACACCCTCTGTTCGCCGCATGTGCACCACCTGCTCTGCCGGCAACAGGGCTGGTCGGCCGAGCGTTACCGCGACTGGCTCATCGACACCTTGCTGACCACGGTGTTCAGGGACTGACCCGCCAGCCCCGCGCCCGGCCGCGCCGGATGGTCACGGTGATCAACCCGGCCAGAGCCGCCAATCCCACTCCGCCCAGGGCCAATCCACCGACGAGGACGTTGATCGGAGCCTCCGCCGGGGCGGCAGCCGGGACCAAGGCCGGTGGCGTGGCGGCGGTCGGCGAAGCGCCGGGACCGGCGGCGGTGAGAGGCAGCTGCGAGGTCACGGCGGTGTAGGCATCGACCACACCCCAGCCGAGACGGGGATCGCGGCCGCCGCCGGCGGCACGCGAAGCGGTGAGCGTCAACCGGTTCACGATCTGCGCGGGCGTGGCGGACGGCTGATGTGCGCGCAGCAGAGCGACCGTGGCGGCGACGTAGGCGGCGGCAGCGGAAGGATCCTTGATGGGCCAAGAATGTCCGTAGCCGCCGGCCGAGGTGCCGACAAGGTCGGCACCGGGTGCGGCGATGTCGATGTAGTCGCCGGATTCGGTAGTAACGGCATTGCCGTTACGGTCGACAGCACCCACTGAGAGCACGCCGGGCAGGGCCGTGGGATAGCTGATCGCGCCCTGTTGGCTGCCGACGGCCGGTGACACGATGACGGCACCGTCGGAGATCGCGGAGCGGACGGCGTCGTCGAGGGCCGGACTGTCCACAGTGGTCGGAACATCGACGAGAATGGTGCCGACACCGGCATGTGCGGCTGCGGTGATCGCGGCGGCGAGACGGCCGGGATCACCGGGATTGGTCTCGCCGGAGCCGGCGGTGTAGCGGATGGGCAGCAGCCGAACGCCAGGTGCCAGGCCGACGAACGTGGTCTGGTCACTGGCCTGAGCACCGATGATGCCGGCGGCGAAGGTGCCACGGCCGTCGCAGTCGGCGACACCGCCGGGCGCCGGCACGAGGTCGCTCGACGCCAACACCTGACCGCGACCGAACTGCGGATTGCCACCGTCGACCCCGGCACCGACGATGGCGACGGTCTGCCCAGTGCCCTTGCTGAGCAGCCAGATCCGCGCGGGATCGAGCAGCTTCTGGGCCCACGGCGGCGAATCCTGGTACACCTCGGTCGATTTGGCGCAGCCGGCGGCGTATCCATCAGGCACGTCGACGAGCAGGGCCAGCACGAGCGCCACGAACAGCGCGGCGGCAACCCTCACCGCGGCACCCACAGCGTCACCCGTGTTCCCCGGCCCGGCTGGGAATCGACGTGCGAGTGCCCGCCGACCTCGGCCAGCCGCGCGGCGATCGACTCGCTGATACCGAACCCGGCCGGCCGATCGGCGTCGCTGAAGCCGCTGCCGTGATCACGGGCGATCACGGCGATGCCGCCGTCCCGCTCCTCGACCCGCAGCACGGCTTCATTGGTGCCGGAATGCTTCATGGTGTTACGCAAGGCTTCCCGCGCCGCTTCACGCACGGCTCGCCGCCGTGCCTCCGGCATCGCGCTGTCGTCGATCTCCGCGAACACCAGCTGCGCCCGCAGCCCCTCCCGGGCCATTTCCGTGGCCAGCAGGGTGAGGTCCTCGCCGATGGTGGTCGGATGCGGCAGGTCGAGCTCCCCCGCGAGGCCGCGGCGGAGCTCCATGGCCTGGGCACGGGCGATGCCACGCAGCTCGGCCAGCCGCTCAGCGGCGTGCCGGTCGTCGCCGGGCGCAGGCAAGGCCATGACCTCCAACGCCTGCAACACGGTGTCGTGCAGCTCGCGCCGAACCTTGGCCGCCTCGGCCTCGCGTCCCCGCCGGATTCCCAGCCCCAGAGCCAACCTCGTGCCAAGGCCCACCATCAACAGCGCGCCGGTCGAGGTCACGATGGTGACGCCGAGCAGCAAGGTGTTGCCGGCCAAGGTGATCGCGTTCACCGACAGTGCCAGCTGCAACGGCACGCTCAGCGCGGCCAACAACAGTCCAAAGGGGATGCCCCATGCGACCGTCCACAATGCCACCGAGCCGGTCAGGTGGGTCCAGGTCAACGCCGAGGCGGACGGATCAAGGTAGCCAACGACGAGATTGGCCACGAAGGCGACGGACGCATCGGTGATCAGCAGGCCGCGCATGGAATCGCTCAGCACACCGGGAACCCGCAACGCCCACACGATCGTCGCCGCGTTCAGCACGAAAAGCAGCAGTCCCACCGCGACGCCGACGCCGACGTGACCGGCGGCGAGCACCGGCAGCAGCATCGCCGGCAGCACGACGAAGCGGTACACCATCGGCACCAGCACCACGTACTTGCAGGCCCGGACCATCAGCGAATCGGGCTCGGACTGGCTCTCGGCCGAGCACATCGCCGAGATCCGCTGCCAGCCCGGCACCGGCGCCGGATCCACCACCTGGTCGGGCACGTCCCGCGGGGTCAACGCGATCACCGGCGCACCCCGGCGCAGCAGCTGCCCCAGGAAACTCGGCACCCGCGCCGGGTATCCGGCCAACGACATCAGGACCCCTCCGATGCGCCTCGGCTACCCCAGCACCGTACCGGGGCCGGGCCGGGCCTTCGAGGGGCTCAAGGAAGTCGCCCTGGTGCGCGAAGGCACTTCCCTTGAGCCGATCAGAGCAGGATGATCAGGTCACGCGCACCGCGCCGGCCAGCTCTCGGATGTCGATGTCCTCGTGCGCCCGCAACTCGGCCAGCCGCTCCCGCCACGGCGGCGTCCACTCGCTTTGCCGGCCGCCGAATCCCACCAGCCACACCTCGAGGCGTGCGCCGACATAGCCGCCGATTCCGGCCAGCTCGGCCAGGATCTCGACGGCGGCCGTCTCGTTCCAGCCGCTGGATGACAGGAAAACCGGGCCGGGCAAGCGATCCGGTCGATCGCCGACGACCGTGACCAGTTCACGCCACCAGGACACGTCGAGGGTCTGGACCGCTTGGGAGAACAGGAGATCCGCCGCCGCCCTCGGCATGCCGACCCGCAGGTAGGCATCCACGAGCCTTCGGCACAACAACGCCGAGCCAACGGCGATCTGGTGGTGGTCGGCGAGCCACTGCCGCACGTCGACACCGACCCCGACAACCCGTTCCAGCAGGGACAATGCCACCCGTTCGCCGATCTCCGTGTCCGCGACACGCGCTATCGCGTTGGTGACGGCCGCCGAAATCGCGGCGTCGTAAGGGCCGCCGGCTCGCTCGACCACGCGATCGAAGCCCTCGGGGGCGAGCCGCCAGCACAGCGCATAGGTATCGATGACGTCCCGCTGCCCGCTTCGAATCGCTTCGACGATCAGCCGTGCCCTCGTCACGAGCTGGTCCCGGGTCAAGGTGGATGGCCTCTTCCACACCGCTTGTCGAACCGTCGAATCCTCATCGGACATGGCCTCGGCGACGGCGACGGCCGCCCGCGGATCCTCGCCGAGGAAAGTCAGCAGCGAGGCGGCGGCAACGGCTTTGATGTCACGGTGATGACTGCGCCACAGGCCCAGCAGCCTGTCCACGGCGTCCGGCGGTCGGATCTCGGCCAGCAGGCGGGCCTGTTCCTTCAACCCGCCAACGGATGCGGCGGTCCAGCGGCCGTCGTCAAGATCCGCGAGCACGCGACTGGCCGCCTGGGCAACGGGACCGGGCCGGGACTCGATGCAGCGCACCAGCACCGATTGCGTGCGCGTACCACGGATCGCCGCCACGGCAAGCGATTGCGGCGCGGTGTCGACCAGGGTGGCCAGCACCTGCTGATCACGGATCATGGTCACCGCCCTGGCCCGCACACCGATCTCGGCCATCTCGTCCATCGCCAGCCTGATCGCCTGGGCCTCGTATCGGGCCTGCTGGGCCGCGTTCCAACGGCCGGTCCGGCGAGTCGGCCCGGGCCAGCCGGCGTCCAGCACGGCGTCGACAAGATCGGTCCTGCTGCCGGCGATGTGTTCCCACACCTCGGGTTTGAGGCCGTTACGACGATCGCGCGTCACCAGTTCGACCGCCCGAGTGGCGGTCATCGGCCGGATGCGGTCCACCAGCCGGCGCAGCGCCCGCCGCGACGCCCGCGAGTTGTCGAGCTGGGCGGAAATCGTGTCGATCATTCGCTGCCACAACGCTTCCGGGACCGCATCGAGCAGCCGTCGCGGTGCCGACGCCAGCTGGTTGAGCACCACCGTCCGCACGTAGTGCGCGTCCCGCCACGCTCGATCCGTGTACGCCACTGCGCCGGCGAACACCGAGGCGTCACTGCTTCGCGCGGCGCAGGCTAGAAAGTCGTGCCAGGCCCGCGCGCGAAGGCGGAGCTGGGGACGCATCGTGGCCGGCAGCAGCTGCTCGGACACTTCCTCGAACGGCAACGCCGCGAGCAGGTATTTCCGTTCGGCGGCATGGATTCGACGGTCCTCGATCGGGAGTGTGGCGACCTCATCGACCGAGCTGTGCTGGTCGACAAGACGCCGCCGCTGCGGCAACGGAAGTGCCGCCAGCACCTGGACCCGCTCGGCGCCCCTCAGCCGCGCGATCAGTGGCTCGATGTCCGATGTGGACGGCAGCGCGGCCAGCGCCAGCCGCGCCGACCGACACAGTTCGGGGTGTCGCGCCACAAGTTGGCCGACGGCCTCGGGTTCTCGTGCCACCAACGCTTCCAACAGGATCGGGCGGGACTCGTCGGAGATCAACCCCAGCACGACCTTGGGTACCGTCTTGACCAGTTGCCGCTGCACCGACAGGTCAGCACCGGTTCGTGGCAGCCATTCCGCCACCACAGCCGGCGAGCACGCCGGCAGCAGCCGCGATGCCTCCACCCGTCCTCGAAGCGAGAACACCTTGGGCAGCAAGGAATCGGCCAGCTCGCGCCGCCGGGATCGTTTCAGCAGACCGTAGACCAGCAGCCGGTCCCGGCGTGGCACAACATCGATCAACGAGGCCAACGCCTCGTCCGGCACGGGCACCCGCATCGCCGCCGACAGCGCGCGGCGTCTCAACACGGGGTCGTGCAGCGCCCGGACGAGCTCGGGAATGTCCCGCCGAACCGTTGCATAGTGCAACGCGAGGTGGCGGTGATAGCTGGAGCCGGCGTCCAGTTCCCGGTGCACGGAACGGTACTCGGCTTCGGACAACAACAGTGCGTGCTCCGCCAGCGCGCGCATCCGCGCCGCAAAGGGGAGCCGGTCGACAGGCGCGCTCACCGGATGGCGGTGGCGTCGTCCTTCCTGGAGATCATGGATGCATGATGCCCCGCCGCCGGGACGAGCGTCAACCGAGCGGCTCGGCGAAGGTCGCCCGCTGCCGCAGGGTCTGCTCGGCGATCTTCAGCGCCAGCTCCACCCGCTGCTCCAAGCTGCCGGTCAACAACGCCCAGGCGTGCCCGGACTCCTGGAGGGCCGAGGTGAACCACGCGGTCATCGAGGCCCGGACGGCAAGATCGCCTTCACGGAGGCCGTCGTCCAGCCACGGCACGCCGACATGGTCGGTGAGCAGGTAGAAATCGCCGACGCCCGCTCGCGGCCGCCACGACCCGATGTACCGGCGCTCCCACACGGCCGTCGCGAACGCGTCGGTGTCGCACACCAGCAACGGCGAACCGGAGGCAGCCGCGGTGTCTTCGCGGCGACGCTGTTCGACGGCGATGCGGTCGAAGTCGTCCTGCACCCACACCAGATCGTCCAGTTCACCACCCTCGGCGCGCCACTTCACGTGCGTGTACTCGCGGCCGTATTCCTCGACCCACCGCGTGCGCCCCCACACGCCGCCCCGCGCCTGAAACGCCTCCGCGACCAGCCGGGACACGGTGGTCGTGCCGGTCGACTCTGCGCCGACGAACACCAGCCGGGTGGCCAGCCCGGCCCGGACCACCGGATCCAGGAAGTCCCACTGCCCAGCCAGATCCGCCCGGATCGCGGTGGCCGACACCGGCACGGCCAAGCGGGTCGGATCCACCAGCACGTGCTCGGCCCCGAAGCGACGGGCCAGCTCGTCGCCGTACTTCTCGGACGTGAACACCGCGTCGATCGAGGTGTCGCCGAGGGCCGCGCGCATCACCGCGACCTGGGCCGCCCAGATCGGCTCGTCGGCCATGTCCACCGGCACGTCGCAGCGGGTGCCGACCACCTGTACTCCGGGGTGCACTTGACGCAGCCACGAGACCCGATCGGCCAGCGGGATGGACTCCACGCTCGCCGCCTCGACCAGCACCGTCAGCCGGCGGCAACGGGCGGCCGCGGTCCGTACGAGATGGTGGTGCCCGAGATGCGGCGGATAGAACTTGCCCAGCACCAGGCCGTGGTCGTAGGTCATGCCGGCACCAGCGTTCGCCGCCACTGGCGCAGCCCCAGCACGCACAGCCCGAGGAACAGCACGTACACGATTGCCGTCAGATCGAGCCGTTTGACCAGGTAGAACGGCACATAGATGACGTCGGCGGCGATCCAGAACCACCAGCTCTCGATCTTCTTGGCGTTCAGCAGGAACTGCGCGGCGAGCGAGATCGCGGTGGTCAGGGCGTCCCAGAAGGGCGCGGCGTCGTCCACGGCGGTCAGCAGGACGGTCAGACCGGCGGTGCCGACCACCACGAAGGCGACGCAGCCCGCAAGCAACGTAGGAGTTGCTTGCGTCGGCTCAAGGGCCGTTCGCCGCGGCCCGCCGCGCACCCACTGCCACCAGCCGATGAAGCCCAGCACGATGTAGATCACCTGGAGCCCGGCGTCGGCGTAGAACTGGGCCGACACGAACAACACAAGAAAGAAGGCGCTGTTGGCGATGCCGACCGGGAAGTTGGCCACGTGGGCCAGCACGGTCAGCAGCACGCAGGCGCCGCCGGTGACGAAGCCGAGCAGCTCGGCCACCGACACCTGGTCGTCGCCGAGCACGAAGAGCACCTGGTTGAGCCAGTCGATCATGGTCGTTCCCCTCCCCCGCGAGCCGGCTCACGCTACCTTTTTCCGGTGCCGCTGTTCACCGCAACCTGCCCGGTGAATCCCCGGGAACAGCAGTGGATCGAGGAGTCGCTGGCCTGGCTCCGCACCGCCTTCGGCCCACCACGCGCCGTGATCACCGAGCTGGGCGACGAGGTCTTCGGTCGGCTCTGCCAGCTCATGGACATCGACCCGAAGACGATCACCGTGGAGCTGTACGGCGACTCGAACGAGGACGACCTGGCCCGCGCCGCCGGGCTCACCGTTCGGTCGAAGGGCGCCGCCGGGCACTACCGGCGCGAGAACGGCCGCCCGGTGATCGCCCTCGACCGCACGCTCACCTCGAACCGGCTGGTCGCCACGGTCGCGCACGAACTCGGCCACGTCCTCCTTGACGGCCGCTACGACCACGACGACCACGAGCCGCTCACCGACCTGCTGACGGTCCACTTCGGACTGGGCATCTTCGCCGCCAACGCCTGCTTCGACGTCAGCCAGGACCACCAGCGCCGCCAGGTCCGCCGCCTCGGCTACCTGACCGAGCCGATGTACGGCTACGCCCTCGCGTGCCACGCCCACAGCCGCGGCGAGCACCGCCCGGACTGGGCCGCCCACCTTGACGTGAACCCCCGGGTCTACCTGAAGCGGG encodes:
- a CDS encoding WXG100 family type VII secretion target — protein: MDMSPHTNFAQYSHEQLYTMLFASDPDTVGEAADIWDTTGKGLHDKANDLQSQLSGFSDKWQGGAAQQYQSMIGDLAEGIRKVADTAFAMRDLTHDAGEALTTARAKMPKPVNVPQVSPSVVSLATTQIQVQADTPPQVVAQMQQQQSAAIAQVRDQQSAVAASNAAHAEAVMVMQALAGDYTTAQQSIPPSPNAEQVPSGTTPTTTQSDSGVSAPIVSSSWVNTATGTTTTLPAGGGVPTGQPQGGSPLFGGMFTAGLAAASAAAFGRFGSIMPKIPGFAKPKSDEKSTTPAGAKLGDGASFTLPVGGGGAGGGIGGGGGVSGSVPTSMVSSPGSPTADLAGGALGAAVADAAGSKAMGPMMPMMPMNGAGANDMGGGRRIPPWLVETEDVWGESSAVAPSVIGEDF
- a CDS encoding VOC family protein, yielding MPQLTGIHHVKFPVSDLAASRAWYEQVFGFEVTMEFPDEQGVVRGLAGFAPGLGDVGLALRENPAAAAGIQGFDPVSFGIADKAAAEQWAAHLDTLGIDHSPVIDATIGWILVFHDPDGTEIHLYSFAAHGTDQTGRKGYGRTTTPA
- a CDS encoding TetR/AcrR family transcriptional regulator, which produces MSDDVKRPYRSRRRAESAEQTRGLIRAAAARLFVARGVSATTMRQVAAEAGVAERTVYTAFPTKTALFNEVVNIATVGDDLPVPVAERTSFTDLFTETDPRRAATLCVTYGTALFERAGDLIMAAIESAGADADMREFCDRSAAANRANMGALAQAWSENGLLRQDADTAADLLHTLCSPHVHHLLCRQQGWSAERYRDWLIDTLLTTVFRD
- a CDS encoding S8 family serine peptidase gives rise to the protein MRVAAALFVALVLALLVDVPDGYAAGCAKSTEVYQDSPPWAQKLLDPARIWLLSKGTGQTVAIVGAGVDGGNPQFGRGQVLASSDLVPAPGGVADCDGRGTFAAGIIGAQASDQTTFVGLAPGVRLLPIRYTAGSGETNPGDPGRLAAAITAAAHAGVGTILVDVPTTVDSPALDDAVRSAISDGAVIVSPAVGSQQGAISYPTALPGVLSVGAVDRNGNAVTTESGDYIDIAAPGADLVGTSAGGYGHSWPIKDPSAAAAYVAATVALLRAHQPSATPAQIVNRLTLTASRAAGGGRDPRLGWGVVDAYTAVTSQLPLTAAGPGASPTAATPPALVPAAAPAEAPINVLVGGLALGGVGLAALAGLITVTIRRGRARGWRVSP
- a CDS encoding sensor histidine kinase; the encoded protein is MSLAGYPARVPSFLGQLLRRGAPVIALTPRDVPDQVVDPAPVPGWQRISAMCSAESQSEPDSLMVRACKYVVLVPMVYRFVVLPAMLLPVLAAGHVGVGVAVGLLLFVLNAATIVWALRVPGVLSDSMRGLLITDASVAFVANLVVGYLDPSASALTWTHLTGSVALWTVAWGIPFGLLLAALSVPLQLALSVNAITLAGNTLLLGVTIVTSTGALLMVGLGTRLALGLGIRRGREAEAAKVRRELHDTVLQALEVMALPAPGDDRHAAERLAELRGIARAQAMELRRGLAGELDLPHPTTIGEDLTLLATEMAREGLRAQLVFAEIDDSAMPEARRRAVREAAREALRNTMKHSGTNEAVLRVEERDGGIAVIARDHGSGFSDADRPAGFGISESIAARLAEVGGHSHVDSQPGRGTRVTLWVPR
- a CDS encoding AAA family ATPase → MTYDHGLVLGKFYPPHLGHHHLVRTAAARCRRLTVLVEAASVESIPLADRVSWLRQVHPGVQVVGTRCDVPVDMADEPIWAAQVAVMRAALGDTSIDAVFTSEKYGDELARRFGAEHVLVDPTRLAVPVSATAIRADLAGQWDFLDPVVRAGLATRLVFVGAESTGTTTVSRLVAEAFQARGGVWGRTRWVEEYGREYTHVKWRAEGGELDDLVWVQDDFDRIAVEQRRREDTAAASGSPLLVCDTDAFATAVWERRYIGSWRPRAGVGDFYLLTDHVGVPWLDDGLREGDLAVRASMTAWFTSALQESGHAWALLTGSLEQRVELALKIAEQTLRQRATFAEPLG
- the pnuC gene encoding nicotinamide riboside transporter PnuC, with translation MIDWLNQVLFVLGDDQVSVAELLGFVTGGACVLLTVLAHVANFPVGIANSAFFLVLFVSAQFYADAGLQVIYIVLGFIGWWQWVRGGPRRTALEPTQATPTLLAGCVAFVVVGTAGLTVLLTAVDDAAPFWDALTTAISLAAQFLLNAKKIESWWFWIAADVIYVPFYLVKRLDLTAIVYVLFLGLCVLGLRQWRRTLVPA
- a CDS encoding ImmA/IrrE family metallo-endopeptidase, whose protein sequence is MPLFTATCPVNPREQQWIEESLAWLRTAFGPPRAVITELGDEVFGRLCQLMDIDPKTITVELYGDSNEDDLARAAGLTVRSKGAAGHYRRENGRPVIALDRTLTSNRLVATVAHELGHVLLDGRYDHDDHEPLTDLLTVHFGLGIFAANACFDVSQDHQRRQVRRLGYLTEPMYGYALACHAHSRGEHRPDWAAHLDVNPRVYLKRGCATCAGRHESDVACGRERPHCSTSAGIVVRS